Genomic DNA from Prunus persica cultivar Lovell chromosome G1, Prunus_persica_NCBIv2, whole genome shotgun sequence:
ACCTCTGAAACGTGTTAAAGTTACCTTGACGCAATCAAAGAACTCCTCAGACCACTCATCTATTACAGATCCTGTTGCTTCCTCTTTGGGAGACTATATGGCTTGGCCTCTACCATCCCAAGGAGATGAAGAAACAATTGGAAAAACAGGAGTCATCAAAAGGTCAGAATTCATCAAAGTTATAACTAGGGCATTGTACTCACTAGGTTATGATAAGACTGGAGCCATACTAGAGGAAGAATCTGGAATACCAATGCACTCGTCACTGGTCAACCTGTTTATGCAGCAAGTGATGGATGGAAAATGGGATGACAGTGTGGCCACTTTGCGTGCAATTGATCTCTTGGATGAAAAGATCATGAAATCAGCATCTTTTGTGATATTGGAACAGAAGTTCTTTGAgcttttaaaaaaggaaaaaatggtTGCGGCCTTAGATACTCTACGGAATGAGATTGTGCCTCTTCGCATCAATGCGAACACTGTACATGAACTTGCTGCCTGCATGATTTCTCCTTTGCAGCCTGTGCAACTTGAGCCTTCAAGTCAAGATACTGATGGTGCAAGCACGCGATCAAAGATATTGGAGAAACTGCAGAAGTTGCTTCCTGCAGCACTCTTCATTCCTGGAAATAGGTTAGAACGTCTGGTTGAACAGGCCCTTGACGTGCAACGAGATGCTTGTGTTTTCCATAACACTTTTGATAGTGACCTGTCTTTGTATTCGGACCATCAGTGTGGAAGACACCAGATTCCTTCTCAGACATCGCAGGTTAGAATGTCTTCTGCTTTTATGGATGCTTGCTTATGATGCCTCTCATACCATCTATGTATTTGTTTCTTCAGTTGGCCTATGAGCTGATTGACTCTTGCATTTTCTTCGGAATATTGGGCTAATAGTCACTCTCTCAAAATGAGTAGTCTGTGTTCAGGAAACATAGTTGAAATTACTAAATTTTTTCCCCCTTCTATGATTTGTAATGGCATATGATTGTATCATGCTGTCTATACTTAGACTTGTCAGCATTATCATAGTTACTGTTGAAATATACTTTTGCTTGATACCTATGTTGCACTTGGAGGTGTCAAACAGGCCTTGCCGGGCCCATCCATTTATGAAAATCATCAATCCCGGCCTGAGCCCACGGCCCTAGCTGGGCCGTGCTCGTGTTGGGCCACTAAACGGGCCGATATGGGCTCATGACAAATTTGACATAtgtattgctttttctttctttttttttgtaatttttttttttaacaacttcatttaaatattttttacaattatgtatatactaacaagatttattatttgttgaaaaaagAGGCCAATAACTTTATTTAAAGTgcatttaaatagaaaatggcTAGATTATTGgttgggttttaaaaattgaaacttgaaaaacaaaattattatttgatatataaagaaaacattaaatttaatatatattattagagaaaagaaatagatttgaatttaagatataaatataataatattatatattatttttctctaaaacaaatataatttaatatatgagCTTTAAACAGGCCGGCCCATTGGGTTTCAGGCCTGCATGGCCCGGCCCTGTCCGTTTGTGTAACTATGTGTCATCATCTTGCCattgataaatttattttttgatttattgGATTTCATCTTCTGTTCAATCAATTTGGTGATGTCCCATATATAGTATACCTCGAATTGGACAGAAAATTGCCTCTAagtatgattttgtttttaactgtTCGGAAGGGCTCCATGTTGCCAATTTGAAAACTTATACTCATTTATTGTAACAGATACTGCATGCACATAGTGACGAAATATGGTTTTTGCAATTTTCACACAATGGGAAATACTtggcttcttcttccaaagaTCAGTCGTCCATTATATGGGAGGTAACTATTTATCTGATTATTGGCCTTTAATTTATTGAGACAGAATTTTAAACCTCTCTTGTtatctctccctccctcccctcTGTCGTACAATTTGAATAATATTTGGATCACATTACAATTTAACATGCTCCCATGTCCTGAAAATCCATTCTGTAGATGGAAGTTCTTGTTGAAATCTCTTGATTTTATATGCAAGCTAAATATTTATTAACATTATGTTTCTTTGATATTACTATCCTCTAACAGATTGTTTTTATTGCGCATAAACACAAGTGTGGCATCTCCATATCAATCCAACCATGTGCGAGCAGAGACACAATATGTTTCGCTTTATTAATCTTTCTGAATGCAATTTTACCTTTTTAGGTCAAAGGGGATGGCCAAGTTTCATTGAAACATGTATTGACTGGTCACCAGAAACCTGTGCTGACTGTTTCATGGAGCCCTGATGACCGCCAACTGCTGACATGCGGACTAGAGGAGGTCATTAGACGGTGGGATGTTACTTCTGGAGAATGCCTCcatgtttatgaaaaaaatggtGTTGGTCTTATTTCCTGCGGATGGTTTCCTGATGGTAGAGGGATATTCTCTGGCATGGCTGACAAGAGTATCTGCCTGTGGGATTTGGATGGAGTAGAGCTAGAATGTTGGAAAGGGCAGCGAACACTCAAGATATCGGACATGGCTATAACTGATGATGGGAAGAGGATCATAAACATATGCAGAGAAACCACAATATTATTACTTGACAGGGAGGCAAAGTTTGAAAGGCTGATTGAAGAGGATGAAGTGATTACTTCATTTTCGTTATCGAAGGACAATAAGTTCCTGCTTGTCAATCTCATAAACCAAGAAATTCATCTTTGGAGCATAGAGAGTGAACCTAAGGTTGTTTCCAAGTACAAAGGTCACAAGCGTGCCCGATTTGTCATTAGATCTTGTTTTGGTGGATTTGAGCAAGCCTTTATTGCTAGCGGGAGTGAGGATTCACAGGTACTTTTACATGAACTTACTTGTCTAACAAGAATTAGGGCTGGTTGCTTGGTTATGACAAATTGATTTCCCGTGAAATGAGTATAACAGGACGCAACTGTCCTTTTTACACCAGTTTATGCCCAAAAAACATTACATAATATCCTAACAGTAGCAATCCTGCATACTTTATATGTTTACTTTTATTCCATTGTTATGGGAAGAATCAGAAATACGTGAAATTGCTTTGAGCAACTTGTATGCCACTTGGATTGCAGTCATACATCAAATCTCTGTCGTTATTTAATTGGAATATCCATGGACTGTTATACAATTGATTTGTCATTAAAAAatcagtttctttttcttattcatttcattttttcaaatgTTCTTTTGAGATGTATGAAATTGGTTGGAATGTAGGCAAAGAAATGGGAAGCTTGTTCACAGATAGAGACTTTAGCCACTCATGGAACCAGAACCACATGCTTGTTCCTTTTGGAACTTTTAAAATGGTTTAATATGCTTGAGTTATTAAGGCATTTTGGATTGACGTTGTAGGTTTGATCTTTCTTGTTGTAGGTGTATATATGGCACAGAGGGTCTGGGGAGCTCCTATTGGCTCTTCCTGGGCATTCAGGAGCGGTAAATTGCGTGAGCTGGAATCCTGTGAACCTTCATATGTTGGCTTCAGCTAGTGATGACCGTACAATTCGAGTATGGGGTTTGGATCATCTCAACCTGAGACGGAAAGTCTCTCAAAGCAATGACATTGCCCACCTTGCTCACCAGTTTAATGGTAGAACTTGAAATGATTTCTCTAGACAGTTCCAAAAATTACTTGGGTTCGTTAACCGCTGTTGTGTTCTTCGAAAGGTGTTAGATTTATCTAgtgtaaattattttttctgttgctTTTTATTGTTGGCATAGCAGGCACAGACAGAATAGTCTGTCATCTGCCGAATACAATGCAAATTAATGACCCATATGAATGATTGTAGCCAGTAGAAGTTGGTTTTAGAAGCTGTATTATTAAACCTTGTTAATGAATCATTTTTCCCTGCGTTTACTTGCAATCAAGAAATGTACGGGCCCCACCTCCAAAATCCATAATCACATCctctcaaaatcaaaaattagaTCAACACATTTTTATCCtacatttctataccacatgatgtgacATGTTCATATCATATGCcatatcaattaaatcaatgaaagaaaagaaaatgttaaataattttaattaatatgtGGTTATCCACCTTATCTGTCACATAAGGTGGTATGAaaatgtggtatacaaatgtggtaagagtagcattattctcATATTATATgacacatcaattaaataaatgaagtgtattttaattaagacaattggaaaaacaaatattggaataaatcataaaagaaaataaaatattaaagaataatgctactcttaccacatttataTACCATATTCCTATACCATCTTATGTGGCAGCTGAGGTGgacaaccacatcaattaaaattatttgacgAAACTGCTACACTTCCGTCGTCTTCTAAGGTAAGCATGACCTTTTGCAATATATACGTCATAATAAACTTAATGGCGCTGCTATATAAGTAGTATTAGTCAATATATAGACAATACAATAGCAAAACAATAGCTGTATTTGGgttatattttgttaagtaTTGTAATAGTTGCATTATAACTGAATGCAGG
This window encodes:
- the LOC18788585 gene encoding uncharacterized WD repeat-containing protein C343.04c, whose product is MGGREDSEPPLKRVKVTLTQSKNSSDHSSITDPVASSLGDYMAWPLPSQGDEETIGKTGVIKRSEFIKVITRALYSLGYDKTGAILEEESGIPMHSSLVNLFMQQVMDGKWDDSVATLRAIDLLDEKIMKSASFVILEQKFFELLKKEKMVAALDTLRNEIVPLRINANTVHELAACMISPLQPVQLEPSSQDTDGASTRSKILEKLQKLLPAALFIPGNRLERLVEQALDVQRDACVFHNTFDSDLSLYSDHQCGRHQIPSQTSQILHAHSDEIWFLQFSHNGKYLASSSKDQSSIIWEVKGDGQVSLKHVLTGHQKPVLTVSWSPDDRQLLTCGLEEVIRRWDVTSGECLHVYEKNGVGLISCGWFPDGRGIFSGMADKSICLWDLDGVELECWKGQRTLKISDMAITDDGKRIINICRETTILLLDREAKFERLIEEDEVITSFSLSKDNKFLLVNLINQEIHLWSIESEPKVVSKYKGHKRARFVIRSCFGGFEQAFIASGSEDSQVYIWHRGSGELLLALPGHSGAVNCVSWNPVNLHMLASASDDRTIRVWGLDHLNLRRKVSQSNDIAHLAHQFNGRT